Proteins from a single region of Candidatus Bathyarchaeota archaeon:
- a CDS encoding ATP-binding protein has protein sequence MKIVKEENKAVVETSGRGAQPIRKIIGWLKCALRQNSYENKDEYKRLFLAADISQAKIVIVLFAAIIVLFILSDYMFFNLSVVFYELVALRLVLLAYCVWQFMFIGKVENYCSYDRSTLLYLLTISVGILIVNSTRPENFLPHIIVIDTAVFVYYLVIPNRFIYQAIPALVFTLGEVAILMLTFEVFEMPALFIALLSLAFTNVVGALGALQLHSYRRRILENVTERKETERLAAIGQTASMIGHDIRNPLQAIVSELYLAKDVITSGSHPEEEKKPALESINIIQEQTDYISKIVSDLQDYARPITPEFSNVDLSELIVSVFQTISLPDEIVLKIDVKGFPKIETDPTLIRRALTNLINNAIQAMPDGGTLGLTAVKTKEYIIIKISDTGKGIPEEIKPKLFTPLVTSKAKGQGLGLAVVKRLVEALGGSITFESQLDKGTTFTIRLPVKD, from the coding sequence TTGAAAATTGTTAAGGAAGAAAATAAAGCCGTCGTGGAAACAAGCGGAAGGGGTGCTCAGCCTATACGGAAAATTATTGGTTGGTTGAAATGCGCTTTGAGGCAGAATTCGTATGAGAATAAGGATGAGTATAAACGGCTTTTTCTTGCGGCAGATATTTCGCAGGCTAAAATCGTTATTGTTCTATTTGCAGCGATAATAGTGCTTTTTATTTTAAGTGATTACATGTTTTTTAATTTGTCAGTGGTATTCTACGAGTTGGTGGCCTTAAGGCTGGTTTTGCTTGCATATTGTGTTTGGCAGTTTATGTTCATCGGTAAAGTAGAGAATTACTGCTCCTACGACAGGTCAACTCTCCTTTACTTACTCACAATTTCGGTTGGAATATTAATCGTAAATTCTACGCGCCCTGAAAATTTTCTTCCACACATAATTGTTATTGACACTGCCGTCTTTGTCTACTATCTTGTTATCCCAAACCGATTCATCTACCAAGCAATACCAGCGTTAGTTTTCACTTTAGGAGAGGTCGCAATCCTCATGCTAACTTTTGAGGTATTCGAGATGCCAGCACTTTTCATAGCCCTTCTAAGCCTAGCGTTTACCAATGTCGTCGGTGCATTGGGCGCCCTCCAACTTCACTCATATCGGCGAAGAATTCTTGAAAATGTAACAGAACGCAAAGAAACTGAACGTCTTGCGGCAATTGGGCAGACCGCAAGCATGATTGGGCACGATATAAGAAATCCTCTGCAAGCGATTGTTAGCGAATTATATCTAGCAAAAGACGTCATCACCAGTGGTTCTCACCCTGAGGAGGAAAAAAAGCCAGCGCTAGAGAGCATAAACATCATCCAAGAGCAAACTGATTATATTAGCAAGATAGTATCGGACCTGCAAGACTACGCTAGGCCGATAACACCAGAATTTTCCAATGTTGATTTATCCGAATTAATTGTCAGTGTGTTTCAAACAATTAGTCTCCCCGATGAAATTGTGTTAAAAATAGATGTGAAAGGGTTTCCGAAAATAGAAACCGACCCAACCTTGATAAGACGCGCCCTGACCAACCTAATCAACAACGCCATCCAAGCAATGCCTGACGGTGGCACACTGGGATTAACAGCGGTAAAAACAAAGGAATACATCATCATTAAAATTTCTGACACAGGCAAAGGCATACCTGAAGAAATCAAACCAAAACTATTCACGCCACTGGTGACCTCCAAGGCTAAAGGTCAAGGGCTAGGACTAGCAGTCGTTAAACGGCTAGTTGAAGCATTGGGCGGCTCAATAACGTTTGAAAGCCAACTTGACAAGGGAACAACATTCACCATCCGCTTACCTGTCAAAGATTAG
- a CDS encoding C/D box methylation guide ribonucleoprotein complex aNOP56 subunit (functions along with aFIB and aL7a; guides 2'-O-methylation of ribose to specific sites in RNAs): protein MKAFIIQFPFGVVAFNEKNNLVEKALFPKKPQAAAKNLLKTETGKLSDQVSSLITLLKNVDYDTFVFETASLAEEAQRKLKVHVEVAKPAEAAVLHSHMGEIALESGFVKDEQELNLWNRNVSMELAKLRIKGATAKRDLIVAQGIQTLDSLDQTVNLFMGRLREWYGVYFPELDRLIEKHETYARLVINLGAKENYTAEALEKENIPKERAQLVAKAAESSMGADIAETDIEQIQALAKDVLEFYNLRKSMEDYVDKTMEEMAPNVRAVAGALLGARLIAIAGSLQNLAMRPASTIQVLGAEKALFRSLKTGARPPKHGLIFQHTLLHDAKRWQRGKIARVIAGKLAIAARADAFGGGHYIGEELKADINKRIEEIREKYKEPPPPKEPKSKPVFERREERPQRRENFREGERGGFRERPRHEGPPRGGKRRRKQWRDKRARQG from the coding sequence ATGAAAGCATTCATAATCCAGTTTCCCTTCGGCGTAGTAGCCTTCAATGAAAAAAACAACCTAGTCGAGAAGGCGCTGTTTCCAAAAAAGCCACAAGCAGCGGCAAAAAACCTGCTAAAGACCGAGACGGGAAAGCTATCAGACCAAGTTTCTTCACTCATCACCCTGTTAAAGAATGTAGATTATGACACGTTTGTTTTTGAAACAGCCAGTTTAGCAGAGGAAGCCCAACGGAAACTAAAGGTCCACGTTGAGGTAGCTAAGCCTGCGGAAGCAGCAGTTTTGCACTCGCATATGGGGGAAATCGCGCTTGAAAGCGGCTTCGTCAAAGACGAGCAAGAGCTGAACCTTTGGAACCGCAATGTCAGCATGGAACTTGCGAAATTAAGGATTAAAGGTGCAACTGCTAAGCGTGACTTAATCGTTGCTCAAGGCATCCAAACACTCGACAGTTTAGACCAAACCGTAAACCTGTTCATGGGCAGACTACGCGAGTGGTATGGCGTTTATTTCCCAGAGCTTGACCGTCTCATTGAAAAACATGAAACCTACGCGAGGCTCGTCATAAACCTCGGAGCCAAAGAAAACTACACCGCTGAAGCGCTGGAAAAAGAAAATATTCCCAAAGAGCGAGCCCAGCTTGTAGCCAAAGCGGCTGAATCATCCATGGGCGCAGACATCGCTGAGACTGACATAGAACAAATACAAGCCTTAGCCAAAGACGTGCTTGAATTCTATAACCTGCGCAAAAGCATGGAAGACTATGTTGATAAAACTATGGAGGAAATGGCACCGAATGTGCGTGCTGTTGCAGGAGCACTTTTGGGTGCACGCTTAATTGCCATTGCAGGTAGCCTCCAGAATTTGGCTATGCGACCAGCCAGCACAATACAAGTTTTAGGCGCAGAAAAAGCACTTTTCCGCTCACTAAAAACAGGTGCGCGTCCACCAAAACACGGCTTGATATTCCAGCACACGCTGTTGCATGATGCAAAACGCTGGCAGAGAGGAAAAATCGCCCGAGTTATCGCGGGGAAACTCGCCATAGCCGCCCGAGCAGACGCGTTTGGAGGAGGCCACTACATTGGAGAAGAACTCAAAGCAGACATAAACAAGCGCATCGAAGAAATCCGCGAAAAATACAAGGAGCCGCCGCCACCAAAAGAACCCAAATCAAAACCAGTGTTTGAACGGCGAGAAGAACGACCTCAAAGACGCGAAAACTTCCGAGAAGGCGAACGAGGCGGATTCAGGGAAAGACCACGGCACGAAGGGCCTCCAAGAGGCGGAAAGCGCAGGCGTAAACAGTGGAGAGACAAGCGTGCCCGTCAAGGTTAA
- a CDS encoding fibrillarin-like rRNA/tRNA 2'-O-methyltransferase gives MPVKVKPHPKFKEIYQVTLEDGAQRLGTKNLTPGLNVYGERLVKFKGVEYRVWDAFRSKLAGAIIKGLKNVPIEPGYRVLYLGAASGTTPSHVSDIVGDTGHVYCVEFAQRSLRDLVNNVAAYRTNISPILDDARMPERYAMFISSKVDTIYCDVAQPEQAKLLADNADFFLKPEGWVMLACKSQSIDVTMAPDAVYQHEARVLRKRGFDVKEIVVLDPFDKAHAMIVAQRQ, from the coding sequence GTGCCCGTCAAGGTTAAACCACACCCTAAGTTTAAAGAAATCTACCAAGTCACCTTAGAAGATGGCGCGCAAAGGTTAGGCACAAAAAACCTCACGCCAGGCTTAAACGTGTATGGCGAACGGCTCGTCAAGTTCAAGGGTGTTGAGTACCGTGTGTGGGATGCTTTTCGTAGTAAGCTTGCAGGCGCAATAATCAAGGGCTTGAAAAACGTTCCCATTGAACCAGGCTACAGAGTGCTATATTTGGGTGCGGCTTCAGGCACAACACCCAGCCACGTTTCAGACATTGTGGGTGACACGGGTCACGTGTACTGTGTCGAGTTTGCTCAGCGGTCACTCCGAGACTTAGTGAATAATGTTGCCGCTTACCGAACCAACATTTCACCGATTTTAGACGACGCAAGAATGCCAGAAAGGTACGCCATGTTCATCTCAAGCAAAGTAGACACAATTTATTGTGACGTTGCCCAACCAGAACAAGCAAAGTTGCTGGCGGACAACGCTGACTTTTTCCTCAAGCCAGAAGGGTGGGTTATGTTGGCATGCAAGTCGCAGAGCATCGATGTCACTATGGCTCCAGACGCGGTTTACCAGCATGAAGCCCGAGTTTTAAGGAAGAGGGGCTTTGATGTTAAAGAAATCGTGGTGTTGGACCCGTTCGATAAAGCGCACGCCATGATTGTGGCTCAGCGACAATAA